In Streptomyces sp. NBC_01381, the sequence GCCCGGCTGCCTCGAACAGCCGGGCTGCCCCGCCAGGGCCGTCACGCCGGGCCAGCCACCGGGACAGGCGCAGGCCACCGCTGGGGCGCCGCACGACCGGGCCGGTTCGTACCTCGTCGTGCACCCGTCGCACCGTGGCCCCGACGTCGTGGAGCAGCCGGGGCATGGCTGCCCACCTGTCAGGGGCCTCCGGCAGGGTGGTGAGCACATGGGCGAGCGTGTAGGGCAGCGGCACGGGATACCGGCGCTCTGCCCGACCGCCACGGCCCAGCTCCACCCGGACACCCGAGGGGCCGAGCGCGACTGTGGCCGCACGGACGGACTCCGGTACCGAAGTGAAGGCGTCCTCGCGGTCGGGACCAGGAACGCGGGTCCACTGGTAGCCGACGCCATTCCCGAGTATCCGCGTGGTCAGAAAGCCTGTGCCGAAGTCCGCTACCGGCGTCTCCGGCGGCTCCGGCGTCTCCGGCGTCTCCGGCGTCTCCGGGGTTCCCGGCGTCTCCGGCGTTCCCGGGGTGAGGGCGTGCGCGCTCACGCGGCTCTCCCGGTGCCGGCCCGCAACGCCTCCAACGCTGTGATGACATCGGGCAGCGGGGCGTTCAGCGCGGCATCGTTCCGGCCGGTGGTGACGCTCAGACCCATGACGGGAGGGGCGAGCACCACATTGCGGCGCGCGCGCAGCGCCGCTGCGTGCTTCGCAAATGCTTCGGAGTCCACCCCACCGGGCGGCAGCGATGGTGCCACCGCCACTGCCGCGCGCGTGCACTGCAGAGCCAGCATGACGGGAGTGTCCGCAAGGCCGGTGGCCAACCGTGCGACGAAGCTGAAGGTGGCCGGGTTCACGACCACCGTGTCCGCCCACTCGGCGAGCTCGACATGAGGCGCGACCGTGGATGCCTCCGAAGGCCACGCGTCGGTGAACACGTCCCCTGGGGTGATGGGTGCCAACGCCTGGCGCGTCACGAACCGTTCGGCGCTGCGCGTGACAGCGACCCTGACCTCCAGCTCGGGGTAGCTCATGCCCAGCCAGTTCACCCAGAACGGGGTGTGCGCGGCGCTGAGGGCGCCCGTCACCACATACAGGAGCCGACGGCCGCCGAAGGGCGGCAGTCCGCCGTTGCCGGCCGCGTT encodes:
- a CDS encoding flavoprotein, translated to MTDPDNAAGNGGLPPFGGRRLLYVVTGALSAAHTPFWVNWLGMSYPELEVRVAVTRSAERFVTRQALAPITPGDVFTDAWPSEASTVAPHVELAEWADTVVVNPATFSFVARLATGLADTPVMLALQCTRAAVAVAPSLPPGGVDSEAFAKHAAALRARRNVVLAPPVMGLSVTTGRNDAALNAPLPDVITALEALRAGTGRAA